The following nucleotide sequence is from Lepus europaeus isolate LE1 chromosome 16, mLepTim1.pri, whole genome shotgun sequence.
GTAACTTCAGGTGACTGCAGGTTGGTAGATGGCCCGACATCCCTTCAGGTCAGGGCAACGCCCTACTCCcacctctcccccgcccccgcctgacCCCTCCCACGCTGGGCAGCTTCAATGCGGAACCCAGACTCCACTGCACCACGCACACACCCAGACTGCGGtagcggccccgccccgcccaagtgccccgcccctcccacaccGTCCCCAGGGAGCACAGTGCGACCCCTACCAGCCCTGGTCTCCACTTTCTGGGCGCACTCTCCCCCTGCCCAGACCCCCGCATTCTGCAGGTCACCGCCCCCACCGTGTTTCGCACAGAGCCGCACCTGCATAGCACTGATGTCCGCGTTCTGCTTGTCTTCCAGCTCCTGCAGCTGCTTCTCCAGCGCTTCGTTCATGCCCCGGCATGCTTCGATCTCCAGGGTCTTGGCCTTGAGCAGGCGGCGGCTCTCGGACACCTCGTCCTTGGCTGCGCGCACGGCGTCGGTGTTCTTGGCGGCGCTTTCGGTCAGCACGGTGAAGCGGCTCTTGAACCACTCTTCGGCGTTCTGCATGTTCTTGGCGGCCAGCTTCTCGTACTGTGCACGGATGTCCTTGAGGGCGGCGGAGAGGTCGGGCTTGGAGGACACGTCCATCTCCACGGAGATCTGAGCGTACTGGATCTGCGCCTGCAGCTCGGCGATCTCCTCTTCGTGCACTTTCTTCAGAAAGGCGATTTCGTCCATCAGGCTGTCGATGCGCTTTTCCAGCTCAGCGCGAGCCAGCGCTGCCTCGTCGGCGCCTTTGCGCGCCTCCATCAGCCGGCCCTCGGCGTCCTCCCGGCTCAGCACCTCTTCTTCATAGCGCGCCTGCAGGTTGCGCAGAGTCTCCTCCAGCCCTTCGCGCTCGCCCTGGAGCGCCTGCTTCTCGTTGGTGGCGTCTTCGGCAGCGAGGCGCAGGTCGCGGATCTCCTGCTCGTACAGCGCCCGGAAGCGGGACGGCTCCGAGTGCTTCTGGCGCAGCACCAGCAGCTCGGCTTCCAGGACCTTGTTCTGCTGCTCCAGCTCGTGCACGCGCTCGATGAAGCTAGCGAAGCGGTCGTTCAGGTCCTGCAGCTGCGCCTTCTCCTGCGTGCGGATCGACTTGAGGTCGTTGCTGATGGCGGCTACCTGGCTCAGGTCGAGGTTTTCCAGGCTGGGCATCAAGGAGCCGGAGCTGGAGGAGTAGCTGCGGCGCACGGACAGCGAGGAGGAGACCGGTGCCGAGTAGCTGGAGTAAGCGGAGCGCGCGGTGCTGTAGCCGCTGCGCACGCTGGAGATGTGCACCCGGGGCGTCTCCACATAGCGCCGCTTGTAGGAGGTCGAGTAGTACGGCTCGTAGCTGAACGAACTCATGGTGGCGGCCGGTGCCCCTCTGGCCCGCGGCGGAGATGGGgcctggagagagaaagaaggacgggggagagagggaaaggagaggatgGATGGCTGTGTGCGGCTCGGCGCCGTCCTGCCACCCCTATTTATACGCGGCGAGGCTTCTGACGCAGCCTGCGATCGATCCCGGCGCGCCGGCCAGTGGGGGCAGCGCGCTGCTGCAGCCAAGGGGAGGATTCTGCGCAAAAcggagggcgggggcggcggcgcggggccgcTGAGCTGCGGCTCTTCTCCTTTGCACTTTTCTCTGAGGCCCTTTCTGTTCTTTGAGACCCTATATCCCCGCACTCGTGTCCTGTCCTTTCCCACCCACCCAGCCGCAGCCTGCTTACCCCGGGACCGCCGTATCACTCAGATGCTCAAGTATCCCCAGCCATTGGTTCTGGCCGCCCACTGACAATTTAGTTTTCCATATCCCGGTACCTCTCGGGGACCCTGGCCCGCAACCCACCGCTTCCCACCGGGGACCTCCTTTATCACCCCTCTTCCCCACTTTGTGTTTGTGGCGACGGTGCAGTGTCGCTAGTGGTTTGAGATGAGAATAGGCTGTGGTTGCACGTATGCGGCATTTAGAAAGTTTCACGTTTCTTTGCAGTTTTTCTGGCACTTTCTTTAATTAATCTACCTTTCCCCTGGGCCCCCTGACCCCCGGAGTTGGTGAACTGCTTCTCAGCCCACAGGGTTCTGCCCCCCTACCTACACACGTGCGCGATTGCAGCGTGCATTGCAGGTGTTAGCTTTTATCATTTCTAAAGCTGTAGGACACTGCCTCTGGCTTcctaaattttcttctttgtggGGAAGAAAGCCTTGGAGGCTTTCGGTGTGTTGACGCTTGTAGAcggagggaagcagaggaagagtgcCGCTACCAAGGAGAAGACCAGCTTGCTAGGCGGCGGCTCACTCTATGGCGGGGCAACTGACTTCAGGCTGCCTGGCTAGAACTTCCCCGAGCTAAATCCCTGCTTCGTGGACTTGACACTACCGACTCCCTCCTATTAAAAGCCCCCTTGCAGCTTTGTACACCTGTGTAACACCCAACCTGATGATTTCGAAAGgccatgcaggtggcagatttcCATAGGGAAGCTGCGGCGGCCAGCCTCAGGCGTCGGGTGTGGTCTCGGGAGCCAAAGAAGCCGCGTGATTCCTGCGTCGGGTCGCTGTGTTAGGTAGATTAGAAAGGCAGTCAGAAAtctatgggtttcttatggaaagCACCCGGGTCCCTGAAACAATGTGCACGCCTTACTGCACGTGGATACGCCTTTCCACAGGGGTTGTTTGGAGTTCTACGGGCTCAAGGGGAGGATTGCAGACATTGACATAAAATCCCTAAGGTTTTTCTAAGCATGCTTTtagcttttgttttatttgcatgacagcatttgacttttttttttttttttttttttacagacgcAAACTTTCCAAATAGAGAAACCAGAATCTCTTTCCTTGTGATATGCTTTCCCTGAGTGGTACCACAGTTGCTTCCAGAGGCACTGCACACCTCTCCGGAGAACAGCATGGAATCAAGCTTATCCTGTGAGGTCCTTTCCAACCCCACCAtctgcagggcagagggcaggactGCAGCGGAGAACTCTGATATGGTTTCTAAGCAATTTGTGTTGTCTCCAATAATGCAGTTTCAGAAGTGTTAATATTGTGCTTACCCAAGCTCAAACATTCTAGGATTTCAAGCAGACGGTAATTAAGCTGCCCTGAGTGTTGTGTGGCCCTGGCAGACATGGTAGGGTACTTCTGATGACGTTTTGTAGCCGGCTTAGCCTTGATCTTCCCATTCATCAATAACTCCATTGTGATACAGCCTTCTTGGGGAGGGGTTGGTGGAAGAGAGACCTGGTTAAGCTAAATATCTGTCTGCTCCCAATTACTCATACATgacaaaatagttttatttaagcTGCTCGATGGAAATCAAATTGTCACACTCGGTGTGTGCATGCATTCCACACTCCTAGGTATTCATATAGTTATTGTCTTTCTGCCAGCTGCCTTCCCCCAGAGTTTTAGGTCACCCTCAGATCTTAAGTCCATCAgcagtttgcttttgtttttattttttgctaacgGCTCTTTGGCTCTTCACAGAAGCCTCTGACTGCAGACGAGACTGGCTGGGAAGGAGTGGGGCAGCTGATGCTTCGGGGCAGCGAGATGCTGCAGAGAGAAGAAAGCAGCAGGGCACCTGCTGCCGTCTTTTGGGGGAGCTGAAAAGAGAGGCACACACAAGTGGTGAACGGTGAGAAAAGAAGGGCAGAGGGGCCCTTTCCTTTGCTGCACCTGGCCAgtagagtggggaggaggagcaggtcaGCCTGCTTGTGAATGTAGATCTTGgatctttttaataaaagataataaaataataaaatagctccTGGCACAACCATCTGATTCCCCACAACAGCCCTGCTGAAGGGGGGCTTCTAAACCCCAGCAGGATCAGGGTTCTGGATGCCTTACATTGACTTTCTCTGCTAAGCGCCTGCCTCCTTTTGAATATTCTGCCCTGTCATCCTTCTTTTTCAGTCTTCTTCCCAGCATTTTGCTTGAAAGCCCATGTGGCATTTGCTGTATGTCAAACCAAAGATAAAGGGAGCAACTTCAGAAAAATctgtgtacaaaaaaaaaaaaaaaagaaaaagaaaaaacttttccTTTTCCTCACCATAATGTTTCTGCATTAGGGTTATTTGCAGCAGGGTCTTTATCTTTAGAAAGAGACATTTGACTGTTAGACATACTTGCACATTTATTCCCATGTATTCTCCACAAACGTGAAATTAGTTGCAAGCTGCCAACCCAACACACTCCAGGAGGTAAGAATTATCTTAAAAACAATAGAGAATTCTGTTGGTGAAATTCATTAATAGAATTTTTACCACTCTGGTTATCCTTAATAGTTCTATAAACTGTGAAAGGAGTATTTCAGGTCACTTAgctaaaaactaaaatatattcaCATTAACATAAAATGCATAATGTATACCTCTTTTAACCACAGAAAATACTTGACTTTTGCTCCAGTGCCAATAAAGTCCATAAGCTTCAGTTGGCGAGGACCTGGTGTCTGGCGACTTGTCATTTCAGTATTCTAAAGCCCTCAGGCACAGCAGAAAGTTCTGTTttggcattttattttcaaaagtcaGCTTTAGGCTGAAAATTTTACAGAACAGGCCCATGAAAAGGCTTGTCTTAGTGCAGGAGAGCCAAGTTCTGCCACCAGTGAGCTGTGGGAATAGCCCTGGATCAATCAGCACAACACATGAGTCTTGCATCCACCTCATATATATCAGTGTTATCAAAATTGGCATCAGCTTGTCAAGACTGAaggatataaatacatacatacaggtTACCTACCATATGACAGGCATTTGCCATCATTCAataatgacaaatatttaaatttctttttcaaagcaagcaactgaggcccagagaggttaaataatttgccAAGTAACGCTGCTACTTCAAACCCAAGCCCTATCTGCTTCTAGAGTGGTGCTCTACTTATTATACACACAGCAGCCAATAGCACTGCTGTTTTTCCATGTCTCTGTGGAATGTAATGATTGCATACCACAGTCTGTAGAATGTAGTGTACTTGTAACATACTTCTCCTATTTGAGGACATCAGTATGACTAATATGCACCATGAGGAGACTGTCATTGACCATTTGCAGTTGGACCACTTTAGTAGCAATACGTCATGTGGTTGTTATAGGTTTCTCAAACATCCCAACATAAGACAAAATGGATGCTACTAGTGGTATGTGTCACATACTTTGTATTGCAACTTTCTAGACCCAAATATACACATCAGTTTACAAAACACTGTTTCAGGAATTAATATGCTACTTAGTTGATCTAAACTCTTGAAAATAGCCACAACatgacttccatttttttctaattaaaatgtcttcattttccaCCCTATAAGTGTGTTTTCTTTGAAAGTGACCTTAAAAattactataaaaaataaaaggaaaaatgctggcacacacagctccacaaatcttttaactttttcaaaagaaacatgaataaaatcAGCAGAGATGAATAGTTTGTCCAAGCCACAAATTTCTTTCCTCTCCATTTCTTGTAACCAGTCTCTTTATATATTATGCTCACTATGAGAATCATCCATGAGTCTCCTATGATCTCTTGGGAAATATATGGGAAAAAACTTTCcccattttaatataaaatatgccTAATTTTATAGCACGACATTTTGAAGTGATGCACCATAAAGTATGTTATGCAGCTATATAAAATTTAGATTGCTGCAGGAACTAGAATGTCATTTGAATAGATTAAAGATGAACCACGCATTTCCATTCAGGACACGTGCAGTACTAGAAGTGACAGGGATTTACTGCTGTCCAAGCAGAAATGATGGTGATAGGTTCAAACCCCTAAATGCTTGCTCCACAGAACTAGCCGAGGTAATGTATTTTCTCCTCAGAGGCCTACTCCCCTGTGGCTTGCCCTTAATCACAGTCACCAGACTCAAAGGTAAAAGGGTgcggaggtggggaggtgggggaggtgggcaATCATCTCAGGCAGGACACAGAGGAATCAGGGAGAGCCTAGAAAGATAACCTTGTTTTTTCGCTTGCGCCTTCTTGACAGCAAGGAAATGCATGCTGCTTCTACAATCTGGGTACTAACCAGCCACAAAAATATTCCATGCAGCACCTGGATTTCTTTGCTGACCTTTGCTGTGGTTTGATAAATCAATCAGAGGATTGTGAGGAGAAAAGATAAGCATTTCCGTCTGCAGGAAACAAAGCCCCGAGGTtggctctttctcagccatgctgGAGCCCATCCAGGACAGCAATTCCTTCCCTCGCCACTACTTCACTGCTGCGGGAATGCAGCAAATGCTGCAGAATTGCAAATGGGCGGATCCCTGGATTCCTTCAGTAGAGCTGTCAAGCTCCTGCAGGATTTGTAACGTTGGTGGTTGGTAAGTTGAATGTATATAAAACTTATTGGGTCTAAATACCTTATTGATCGATTAAATAACTCgtatgttcattcattcatccattgagTCACCAAATATGAATGGAAAATTTATAATGTACAGAATTCTGTTTAGGTGCCATGAGGGGTATAGGAATTTAG
It contains:
- the NEFL gene encoding neurofilament light polypeptide, whose amino-acid sequence is MSSFSYEPYYSTSYKRRYVETPRVHISSVRSGYSTARSAYSSYSAPVSSSLSVRRSYSSSSGSLMPSLENLDLSQVAAISNDLKSIRTQEKAQLQDLNDRFASFIERVHELEQQNKVLEAELLVLRQKHSEPSRFRALYEQEIRDLRLAAEDATNEKQALQGEREGLEETLRNLQARYEEEVLSREDAEGRLMEARKGADEAALARAELEKRIDSLMDEIAFLKKVHEEEIAELQAQIQYAQISVEMDVSSKPDLSAALKDIRAQYEKLAAKNMQNAEEWFKSRFTVLTESAAKNTDAVRAAKDEVSESRRLLKAKTLEIEACRGMNEALEKQLQELEDKQNADISAMQDTINKLENELRTTKSEMARYLKEYQDLLNVKMALDIEIAAYRKLLEGEETRLSFTSVGSITSGYSQSSQVFGRSAYSGLQTSSYLMSARSFPTYYTSHVQEEQIEVEETIEAAKAEEAKDEPPSEGEAEEEEEKKEEGEEEEGAEEEEAAKEESEEVKEEEEEGGEGEEGEETKEAEEDEKKDEGAGEEQATKKKD